The nucleotide sequence ACTTGATATACTGTTTATCGCGAGATTAATTTAAATACACTGCTCCTCTTACTAATGCCGAATGTTTGTCATCTCTCCTTAACTGCATCTTGCCCGTGACGATAGGGTTCGATTGAGCTAGCTACTTTAGCTCCTTATTGTGGTCACATGGTTTGCTTAGATTCCTCCAAACTAAACACCAGGTTTACGTAATCCCTCCATGACTTTCTTAGGTTTGCGACTGTTTTCGTATGCAGTTTTAGTAAACCCTTGGACAAGTTGCTTTCGTGGCATCTTCATCGGATATTTCAGCGCTTTACAGTTAATGGTATTGGCATCTGGATTGCTGAAGAAGCTGTGTGAGAGTCGAAGAAAAGGGTGAGGTAGGTATACCCGTCCTTGAACCAAACTTCGAGAGGACCATGCCCTTAACTAAGTTGCAGATTGTTCAATAACTGGGAGTTAATGGAGCATTTGTGGCATTTGTGGTTGAGAAGAGCTGGATTTGGGGTTGAAAAGGACACCAAAACGGAGAGGAACAGCTGGTGGAAACCAGTTAACGTACAGCTTGGAGTCGAAGAGTCCCGTGAGGGAAGAACCTTTTATATCCCTTGTTTTATACACCTCTCTTTATCTCGGtctctttatctctctctcatcaCGTGACTACTCATGTGATGAGAGAGAGGAAAAGGAACATGAAACAAGGGATAGGTACGTTTTGTGAATGTCGGTTATTTACTAAAAACAGAGAAGTAGAAGAAACTCGAGAGTCCTACTATACATCACTGTATAGTATACATTGTGTTTTAAGTGACTTAGATTTACCTGTTAAATTTTCTAAACTGTTTTTAGGGCACATTGAGCAATGGATATCATACATTTTGAGGTAAACAAATTAGAAGAGAATTACGAGACATAGATGAGTGGAAAGTATTTAGAAGGAGAAAATGTCCATGCGAAAATTAGTTTCCTTCTGGATGTCGAGATCATTGGCAAGCATATGGACACTATTTTCGAGCACACAGAAATGATTTTCGTAGATGATTTTTGGGTGCATAGAGACCGTTTTTCAGTGCGAAAAAGAATAAGACTAGGATCGCCTCTTTTATTTTGATGAATGATTCGAACTCGGTTTCTAAAAGTGAACACTGACCCAACCAACTAACTTAACGTCTTTTacctaaaaaaaaacatgttcaCGTCATTTCCTATGGAGGCCTTACTAAATGGGCTTAGACGAGGGTTAGGTGGTGCTGAGTGTAGCCCAGCGAGGTAGCTTTATCAAATATACTCTTCGTGGGCGTAGTGAACAAAACGACACCGTTGTGAGTTGAGACTCGAGGGTGAAACCCCAGAATCGACGAATCAGAACCgcggagaaggaagaagaagaagaaaatgggggCAATAACGGCCTCAGTGATTGCGATAGTGGGAGTGGTTCTCGGTTGGATCGCCATCGAGATTGCCTGCAAGCCCTGCCTCGAACAGGGCCGCGAAGCCATCGATCGCAACCTCAATCCCGACTACGATCCAGACGACGCCGTCGTCTCCTCCGACATCCGCGCCCCTCTCAACCCTCCCGCCGTCAATACCATCGCAGTGGATCTCGAGGCGGAGGATCCCAAGGCCGCTGCGGCCATCGCAGCTTCTTCACATTCCGATGTCCGATGGCGTCAAGGCCGTCTGATagatttccttttccttttcctcttcCGATCATACACCGTTTACTTtaacttttcaaaattttcttgtattttgttattattattattaattatttctgaaactcaattaaattttttaagggtaaattagtaCAATATCTCGTGGTTATTTATCACGTGGAACGAAAAGAACTTTATAAAACTGTAATCTCGTTCTCTACACGAGTGAGATTATAATCACCACCGTTGCATTTAAAACCGATGGTGGAGATTAAAACATCGAAGCACTACCATTCAATCCTCACATTTTGTTATATAAACCATTACAGCCAGGACAAATAACGTTTTACCGCAATGGCAGAAGAAATCAACGCTCTACTGCAGCAACAAAAAGCATCCATACCCATGTATCACAGCACAAGTTCGATCCTCACCGATTCCCTTCTCCCCTAACACCCAGTGCACCTAGTCCATTAACGTTATCGTTTGTCGAAAAAGACACACAGCCTGAAACGAATTTCCGTCAGACATCAAACATTTTTTATATGTCTTGCATGAGTTTTTGGAAAGCTTTTGGCCCCGTGACAACACAGAGAGAAGACGCCGGCGCCGGCGCCGCAAGAGAAGATAAAGAAaattcctttgttttttttttctttgttcacAGCAATTCATTCAAGTAGTCGACTCTTTTTCGCAGGAACAGGAGATGTGAAAAACGGAGACTAAATATTCTTTACAATCAAAGTACAAAAATTTAGgagaaaaaaaagataaaaactaCAAGTCGCTGTACATAATAAATTAGACGAGGGAAGGGGACCGGACCGGACAGGACATCCTGCCTTCTTCCCTCCCCAGGACAGAAGTCGTCGTCTTTCCCGTGTCATTTACAGAGGAGAAAACTTCAATATCTGCTGGGTTCCATTTCCTTTATTATGCTAGGTAGTTGTAAATTTGCGGGTTGTTCTTGTCCCGTTCTAGGTACTCCCGGTCAATCAGGCTTTCGATCCTTTTCTTCAAATCTGCCGGCTTTATCGGAAATTTAAGCTGCTCACCACAACAAACACCAACACCACACAATCTCCCTCAACATTTTTCCTTGCTCGTTACTTATTTCCAGGCCCGTAAATGCTGATTTGTATAAATGAATGGATTTGAATAAGAAATCAAACGACTTTTTACTTACCTGTTGGAACAGTTCTGTTATCAGAAGAGTGTGACTCAGCACCTTCCTGGTTTTCATTATCCGAACAATTGCAGCATCAACCTGCGAGACAATTTTCAATCGGAACGATCACAACAATCTATTTTGAAATTTGGGATGCAACCAACGTGCGTAATAGGAAAAATCTGGAACACAGAGAGAAGGCTGACCTGATATTGGCGGTCTTGAAATACTCTTTCAGTCGTGCTCGTGTTTTCCTCCACTGTTTCCTTCATTTGGATCGCATTCACCTGCATCCATCAAAATAACGTAAGCAACATCATGAGAGTGGTCCAAAACTACAGTGAACCAGAGTGGTTTAAAGCACAGGCGAAAACCGACAGGACAATACTTTCAGCTATGCAAATTCTCACACTTATACAAGCCTTTGTGCACATGGAGCTTGAGACCTTTTGATAACTGTTACTTTGCACTAAGCACAAGCAAATCAAATTACCTTTATGCGGTAGAGAGGAGCAGTAAATGAATCATTGAACGTAAATGTATCGCCATCGTCCACGTCTCTCCCCTTGGGAAACTATAGCACAAATTagagaaaggaaaaacacaaaaaataaggATAAGACCCAACATTTCCAATTAAGTTATAGACAAAGATTTTGCAGATGAATCTGGAAAGTTATCCAAGCACCCACCTTTTGTAGGACACGAACTTTTCCACATGCAAGGGACTGCAGAGTTCTTCTCAGTTCCTTGTCCTCAATGCCAGTTGAATCCTTAATGTCTTCAAGGCTTAGCTTCTCAGCATCATTAAACAGCATCAAGACAACGGTCTGGCAAACCAAACGATTATAATTCATTCACTTAGACAAGTAGATTTACACTGTTTGAATGAGgtaaataaacttggaatttgaattaaagacataatttataaattgacaagcaccaattcccttgtttggattcataaatatataaatttagaatttccgcataggaaaaaaacttggaatttgggacctccaattcccaagtttaaattccatgtaaataggtgtcattttccaatttctatgattgagagtttaaaaacaacaaattccgtattcaattccattgttcttttaggttacccaaacaagaaaattcacaaattctatagAATAAAATTCCGTCATTTaaatttcagtcattttaaaattccttagtaatcttaaatttcttcatccaaacatagtgttaaggAATTCGACTGGATAACGAAAACGAATGCCGGTAAACAGAAGCATAATGACCAACCTGAAACAGAGAAACTGCAAGCTCCTTTTTGCCTTTAGGAAACTCTGCTTTCAAGACACAGTGGCCTAATGAATTTTGCCACATCAAACGCCTACCACTGTACTTGCTTAGGTAAAACTCCTTGAAGATATCCTGTTgaacaaagaaaaatgagtcAAACAATTTACCAAGCACATTAAACTCGCTAAAAATGAAAGCACCTGTTGGGTAGCATGTACTGACCTGGTAAACATTCAATTCATGAGGAAGTCTAACATCCATGGGAGGATATGTAGGCCAGTACCTGTACCAAAGCACTACTTAGAACTCTTTGCAGAAATGGAGAAAATAAACAATGCAAAAAAATAAAGTCCCAAGTTTTAAGTAAAGTTCTTCACAATAGGTTCCATACGTTCTCTCACTAAAATGTATAATTTCAATAATAAGGTATATGCACAAACGAatactttaaaataaatatagaatatattTTGTTTGACAGATCGAAATGCGGTTGAATTAAATGGAAATGACATAAATCAAATTCACCAATCTTTTTACAGTTTCAAAGTAGATCCAGCAATATCgaagaaatttaaattaaatgtgAAAATTTATGAATTCATTTTTTTAAGACAAACGTTTAGTCAGATTCATGATCTTCAGTTTTAATGCTAATATTGTAAGGGAACATATTGAACACATCACAAGAAACCAAACCAACTTTTCACATTCcatttttcaaaattcaaagaaaaaataataatttgaagCATACCCAGTCGTAAGGACATGAACACTCATCTCAATCCCTGATGGGAGTTTTGTCCTGGCCTGGGATGATTGTTTGAAGGACTCGTTTATCTCCTTCGACAGTTCAATATCCTGAAAAGATGTACATGCAAAGAAAAAATTTAGTATCATTAATTATTGCAATATAACTCTAGCCACAAGTGAATCACAAATCCATCCCTATATAAAGTAACTATGATTTTTggaagaaatgaagaaagtgGATGATATAGAGTAATTATGAATCCCAATTCCCAAACTAACTACAGGAGTTCATATACAAATGAACTTTGTTGATCTCAACCCAGTGCTATACTATTTACATTACCCCTGTTGCtacaaagaaaagcaaaaacctACAACCCATAACATGAGCAAAGTTGAACTCAACCATACAGAAAGTTCCTTTTCTTGTGTTTTACCATCATTAAATATTGTTTTCATCTGCaacgaaaaacagaaaacaaataaagtaaGACATTCAGAGGAGATTTCAATTGTTCCTTCATTTCGACTACCCTTTCCTTCCTATGATGCATACGAAACAACAGGAGAGAAGAACACTCCTCTCCATCCTTCCAACTTTTCGTTCCTTTCATAACATACCCTAATTCATCCTCCCTAGTTTCCTTCCCTAGTACCAATCATAGTGTTACACGAGCAAAATGGTTGACTGAAAACCACTAATGTGGTAACGCATATTGTGATCAACTAACGGCTATCACATAATGCTTTGCATTGCTAATTAAATCTACAATCTTTAACAAAATCCTCCAACAGTAGAACAGCCAAGAGTACTCGCAAAAAGAGAACAGCGAAAAAATTAAGCCTAGAAAAGTGTTATTCATGCTACGTTAACTACAACACCTACCAGCATGTAAGATGGAATAGCTTAAATTAGTACAAGAAATTCATTAGACTATAGCAGTTAAACAAGCCTGTAAGAGATCCATTTCCACATTTTACATCCTATAGAGATAAGCAACCTTGGGCATGTAATAAGTTTAGGAACAAATCAACCCCTACGATCATGACCTCACTTTTTGCGCACTCTATAAAAGTCAATCCGAAATGATGCATCAGCAAGGACAAATTCTATCCCTAATTTTGGCATGAATACTGTGGGCAATATTAATTGATCAATACAACTGAACATACGACTAAGAAAATATGCACACCTTGAACATTCCTTCAAGTTTGTTCGTAAACTGACTGCCACACTCGGTCTTCAGCTGTCCACATATGAAATTCGGTCAGCCCAATCAAGTGACAGAGAGCTCATTCAGTATTATGTCAAGAAAATCAAAATCCATTATTTACCTTGGAAATCATAGACTTCTCTGCGTCAATAGAAGCACTCTTTCCCAACAGTAGCCTTTTTGCAAGATCTTTCTTATAAAATGCTTCAAACACGTCCTTACCCTGGATTAGGAAGAAAGAACCTTAAATCCGTACCATTTGTAGACAGACACGAGCAGCTAAGTAACAAGGGCTTGCAAGAACATATAAGAGAAAATATGCATATGAGATATGCTAATTAACCCAGtaatcaaattattaatttggacATTAACTTTTAAATCTTACCTGTATAAACCTGAATAAAACCAAGACCTTATCAAGCATTCCCTCCAATTCCTCTTCAGAAGTACCCTTATTCCCAGCACGAAGCTTCTCGTCCAAAAACTTTGCAATCAGCTCAGCAGGTCGGTTCTATAACAGAAAGAAAAACTCGTCTTCAAACATGTCTAGGAGCAGTGCATTAAACTTAAATTGCAAACACACTGGAAAAGGTGGGGGAGGGGCGATTGTATATGGAATCAAACTAGCTACCTTCAACTGAAGACAATAAATCTATAGATGGTTATTCATGATAGAAAGGCCATAACCAAAACTTATCCAAACTCTTAACCATGTACTTGCCACTTTTGCATCAAGTATCATTTCTCTGCTAAATTATGCCTTTCCTACATTGCATCACTTGAAACCCCGTCGAAGATTTCCCATTTTATTATGAAGGAATAGAAACACGAGGAAACACCGGAATAGCCAATGGGATAAAAGGTTACCTGTCGGAGATTAATTAAATGCTCGAAGGCATCCTTTATGGTGTTGCAAAATACTTCATTCTTGAAAAAGCTTTCTTCCCATATAGTGTCAAGAGAAGCCTTAAATTCCAAAAGAGAAGCAACCAtttctttatctttttcttcatcCATGATAATCCCCTGCCCTGTCCTCCGGATGTATGAGCTAAGCGCTTGCCTTAGTGATTCCAGGGCATTGACTCTGGAGAAAAGAGTGTGCATCCTTTGAAGGTCCTCAATGCGATTGCCATCCATCAGCAATGTGAAACCCTATAAGGGAACCATAATTACCTGAATTCAGTACATAGGGGTAGAATTCAAAAACTTGGAAGATAGAAAAATAAAGTTCATAACAAGATAAAAACCTTGTCGAGAATGGCAGGAATATGGCGCTCTAAAAGCTGTTTTTCTGCTGTTGCAACTAATGGCTTTCTTGTACTTGCATCCAGGTAGATTAAACATCTTTCATGTTCTTCATGCAACCTTGTCTGCAACAAGTTATCCAAAAATCTCCAATGGTAGGCATAAGTCATCATAGTGACAAAGAGACAAGCTAGATAGGTTCAAAGtaattggaagaagtcattatgttaaaaaaaaatacaaatgagaagaaaagaaattgcTGAAGTAAACAGGCCTCATAAAGACttgagagatggagagagaaaTATGcacctccacatgcttcaagtaATCCGGAACATCCGCTTgctgcatatatttcatgcctTCAGCAGCATAGAATTCAGAAGTACATTCAAGAAATGGCTTCTCAAAGCTTTCTGAGTAGATCCCTAAAGCTGTAAACATCTTCAAAAGATGGTTAAGCAGAGTCCTGGCCACTGCTTCACCTAATCTggaaaaccaaaaccacaacatTGTAGATTTACTAGTTGCAaaaacaaacccaaaaaattaataaagagaCTTGTAATATGTTAATAGATCAACATTCAAGTGTTAGGTCTTGATTAACACTTGGGCGCTAAGCTTTTTACTTCATGGTGTGGGAGCTCTATGGCACGCCACATATACCATTACTACTCATGGCCTACCCATTAATAAGACAAACATTCGGAGCTGCAAGTGTCTACCCTTACAGACCCAACATCATGGAAGAAAAGGTTATATATAAAGATTTTATTATTGTACACAAAGTCAGTTTCTAGGAAAGATGAAAGGCACAATCTTGGCTATATATAATGAACTTAAAAGCGAGAAGTTTCCTTTTCAAAGTAAGAAGATTCAAATGCCTATAACATATAACATATGTCTACAAGCATTCATCCATCAAAACCTCACCTAATCAATCCAACCATACAGCCTAAAACCCTCACTCACCTTCTAGAAATAGGAGAAATCTGGGAAGGAAGGACTATAATTATGGTTTTGAAAGTTTACGATCATTTTTTGGACCTACATTTTCCAAACCAACCCACCACAAATGTTATCTAATCTGTCCTACAACATACCATTAGTTGATATTGATGGAATATATCTTACCTTTCTTTCTCTATCATTCTTAAAAGGCCAGTGACAGTTTTGTGTTCAACTTCTGGAGACAGAGAAAGATGTTTGCGGAAAAGCTGCAATCCCATGTCCCACAATGAACGCACATTTGGTGTTTGTTTCACATATGTCCTATCAAGATATAAGGCTATACCGCGAATCATTAACATCTGATCACAAAGGTCCTGCCAGCATCTCTCAACAAGTGATAGAAAAACCACTAAATCTGGGCTTTGGCCAACCAAAGATTGCAGCGCTGCAGCTATGTGTCTTTCGCACTCCTTCTCAATTCGTTGAT is from Malus sylvestris chromosome 5, drMalSylv7.2, whole genome shotgun sequence and encodes:
- the LOC126622005 gene encoding cullin-4-like — protein: MSLMSHPTKRSSAINHSSSGSSSSSSSSLNPSSAGPPMKKAKSQAVACSLDPSKNGLHHHHHHPHTHPTQDPDNDAVFDPSSMSLDDDLRPDDPSPRGVAANLSRKKAQPPQPSTKKLVIKLVKAKPTLPTNFEEETWAKLKSAICAIFLKKPDSCDLEKLYQAVTDLCLHKMGGSLYQRIEKECERHIAAALQSLVGQSPDLVVFLSLVERCWQDLCDQMLMIRGIALYLDRTYVKQTPNVRSLWDMGLQLFRKHLSLSPEVEHKTVTGLLRMIEKERLGEAVARTLLNHLLKMFTALGIYSESFEKPFLECTSEFYAAEGMKYMQQADVPDYLKHVETRLHEEHERCLIYLDASTRKPLVATAEKQLLERHIPAILDKGFTLLMDGNRIEDLQRMHTLFSRVNALESLRQALSSYIRRTGQGIIMDEEKDKEMVASLLEFKASLDTIWEESFFKNEVFCNTIKDAFEHLINLRQNRPAELIAKFLDEKLRAGNKGTSEEELEGMLDKVLVLFRFIQGKDVFEAFYKKDLAKRLLLGKSASIDAEKSMISKLKTECGSQFTNKLEGMFKDIELSKEINESFKQSSQARTKLPSGIEMSVHVLTTGYWPTYPPMDVRLPHELNVYQDIFKEFYLSKYSGRRLMWQNSLGHCVLKAEFPKGKKELAVSLFQTVVLMLFNDAEKLSLEDIKDSTGIEDKELRRTLQSLACGKVRVLQKFPKGRDVDDGDTFTFNDSFTAPLYRIKVNAIQMKETVEENTSTTERVFQDRQYQVDAAIVRIMKTRKVLSHTLLITELFQQLKFPIKPADLKKRIESLIDREYLERDKNNPQIYNYLA